Proteins found in one Streptomyces sp. NBC_00461 genomic segment:
- a CDS encoding alpha/beta fold hydrolase, whose amino-acid sequence MRPPRDVRPPVARVLRAAASGGRTVHLVHPGALAASVYQGLADALPAGAGLTVLDLGSVPEYAEAALTGGRAATTVEDLSAVLLTAMGPHEGPYTLVGWSFGGVLALSMTGQLPADQLPERLVLLDSIAPTEEYQQPDEALEPDLLLRWFAMYLGAKRGRPVPVPAGRLAGLGVDEGLTVVLDAGIAAGALLPDTPLPGLRKLYDTYVDGLLRNNRLTAPHRPAPAPLPLTLVKAEGSLIPGDPTLGWQPLAPHGLTTRTAPGDHYTMLDRPDALSVLAPLLAPA is encoded by the coding sequence GTGCGGCCACCGCGTGACGTACGGCCGCCGGTGGCCCGGGTCCTGAGGGCCGCGGCCTCCGGCGGGCGGACGGTGCATCTCGTCCACCCCGGCGCCCTCGCGGCCTCCGTGTACCAGGGTCTGGCCGACGCACTGCCGGCCGGCGCCGGGCTGACCGTGCTCGACCTCGGCTCGGTGCCCGAGTACGCGGAGGCGGCGCTCACCGGAGGCCGGGCCGCCACCACGGTGGAGGACCTGTCCGCCGTACTGCTGACCGCGATGGGGCCGCACGAGGGGCCGTACACGCTTGTCGGCTGGTCCTTCGGCGGTGTGCTCGCCCTGTCCATGACCGGGCAACTGCCCGCCGACCAACTGCCGGAGCGGCTGGTCCTGTTGGACAGCATCGCCCCGACCGAGGAGTACCAGCAGCCCGACGAGGCGCTCGAACCCGACCTGCTCCTCCGCTGGTTCGCGATGTACCTCGGGGCCAAGCGCGGCCGTCCCGTCCCGGTTCCCGCCGGGCGGCTGGCCGGCCTCGGCGTCGACGAGGGGCTCACCGTCGTCCTCGACGCGGGTATCGCCGCCGGGGCTCTCCTCCCGGACACTCCGCTGCCGGGACTGCGCAAGCTCTACGACACGTACGTCGACGGGCTGCTGCGCAACAACCGCCTGACGGCTCCCCACCGTCCCGCTCCCGCTCCCCTCCCCCTCACCCTGGTCAAGGCCGAGGGCAGCCTGATCCCGGGCGACCCGACGCTCGGCTGGCAGCCGCTCGCCCCGCACGGCCTCACCACGCGCACCGCTCCGGGCGATCACTACACGATGCTCGACCGCCCGGACGCGCTCAGCGTGCTCGCTCCCCTGCTCGCCCCCGCCTGA
- a CDS encoding acyl carrier protein, with the protein MAAVTAAEAETWLIEKIAHRLGVATGEVSREVYFDELDLDSTEALILAGELENWLGFELSTTTLWYHPTVKDLATYLAEESGQRAATA; encoded by the coding sequence ATGGCCGCAGTGACCGCCGCCGAGGCGGAGACCTGGCTCATCGAGAAGATCGCCCACCGTCTGGGCGTGGCCACCGGCGAGGTCTCGCGCGAGGTGTACTTCGACGAACTGGACCTCGACTCGACCGAAGCCCTCATCCTGGCAGGCGAGTTGGAGAACTGGCTCGGCTTCGAGCTCAGCACGACCACCCTCTGGTACCACCCGACGGTGAAGGACCTGGCCACGTATCTCGCCGAGGAGAGCGGACAGCGTGCGGCCACCGCGTGA
- a CDS encoding AraC family transcriptional regulator, with product MPVCRPGLAIAMASLGELRGIGGMDFLASPHQLDFHQIVLVTAGRGTYEIDSTPLECKAGTLLWTRPNQVIRFRPQPDMDADVIMFTEAFPLKMTVHMGMLDDVLRPSHWQLCPVELPVFQRVLSVLKEEFARPDQGFGEELLRHLLAVVLLHIDQLCRSRHHQMKASTLSTDQSELFLRFRHELDRHYRDTRLVEDYANALNCSTRALARACRTVADTSAKDVIDARVALEARRLLAHTDLPITAIARQLGFSEVTNFGKFFARRVSMTPGAFRRESKGNQ from the coding sequence ATGCCTGTCTGCCGACCGGGCCTCGCCATTGCGATGGCGAGCCTGGGCGAGCTGCGTGGCATCGGCGGCATGGACTTCCTCGCCTCTCCCCACCAGCTCGACTTCCACCAGATCGTGCTGGTCACCGCGGGGAGGGGAACGTACGAGATCGACTCCACACCGCTGGAGTGCAAGGCCGGCACGCTGCTGTGGACCCGGCCCAACCAGGTGATCCGATTCCGCCCCCAGCCGGACATGGACGCTGACGTCATCATGTTCACCGAGGCGTTCCCGCTCAAGATGACCGTCCACATGGGCATGCTCGACGATGTCCTGCGCCCCTCGCACTGGCAGCTCTGCCCTGTCGAACTGCCCGTGTTCCAGCGGGTCCTGAGCGTCCTGAAGGAAGAGTTCGCGCGACCCGACCAAGGGTTCGGCGAAGAACTGCTCAGACACCTGCTGGCCGTGGTACTGCTCCACATCGACCAGCTCTGCCGCAGCCGCCACCACCAGATGAAGGCCAGCACCCTCAGCACTGACCAGAGCGAGCTCTTCCTCCGCTTCCGCCATGAACTGGACCGGCACTACCGCGACACGCGGCTGGTGGAGGACTACGCCAACGCCCTCAACTGCAGTACGCGTGCCCTGGCTCGGGCCTGCCGGACCGTCGCCGACACCTCCGCCAAGGACGTGATCGACGCCAGGGTCGCACTGGAGGCGCGGCGTCTGCTGGCCCACACGGATCTGCCCATCACGGCCATCGCCCGCCAGCTCGGATTCTCCGAAGTCACCAACTTCGGCAAGTTCTTCGCGCGCCGCGTGAGTATGACACCGGGCGCCTTCCGGCGTGAGTCGAAGGGTAACCAGTAG
- a CDS encoding IclR family transcriptional regulator yields MITPHSAAPERSVVDRTLTILGAFDRDNPTLTLSDISRRAALPLATVHRIVSKLHTWGALERCADGLYSIGLRLWETAVLAPRSSALVEAAQPHLIALHGQTSGAAVIAIRDGGESVCLSFVYDDPGFPHCSPQGSRVPLHATAVGLVLLAHADQIVQNEVCDGPLTAYTPLTLTDGPALKRLLGRIRREGHAAVHGTLAEGRGGFAVPVRDGRGAVVAAVGVVAPSGMVHQPARLAHHVHAAANAISQSLRAVRSAAAEVGT; encoded by the coding sequence ATGATCACCCCCCACTCCGCCGCTCCGGAGCGGTCCGTCGTCGACCGGACGCTCACCATCCTCGGCGCCTTCGACCGGGACAATCCGACGCTGACCCTCAGCGACATCAGCCGGCGCGCCGCACTGCCCCTGGCCACCGTGCACCGCATCGTCAGCAAGCTCCACACCTGGGGCGCCCTGGAGCGGTGCGCCGACGGCCTGTACAGCATCGGACTGCGCCTGTGGGAGACGGCCGTTCTGGCGCCGCGCTCCTCCGCGCTGGTCGAGGCTGCGCAGCCGCATCTGATCGCCCTGCACGGGCAGACCTCGGGCGCCGCGGTGATCGCCATCCGCGACGGCGGCGAAAGCGTGTGCCTGTCCTTCGTCTACGACGACCCCGGATTCCCCCACTGCAGCCCCCAGGGCAGCCGCGTTCCCCTGCACGCCACCGCCGTCGGCCTGGTGCTGCTCGCCCACGCCGACCAAATCGTTCAGAACGAGGTCTGCGATGGCCCCTTGACCGCCTACACCCCGCTCACCCTGACGGACGGCCCCGCACTGAAACGCCTCTTGGGCAGGATCAGACGTGAGGGGCACGCGGCCGTCCACGGCACGCTGGCCGAAGGGCGGGGCGGATTCGCCGTCCCCGTACGCGACGGCCGCGGCGCCGTCGTCGCGGCCGTCGGGGTCGTGGCCCCCTCCGGCATGGTCCACCAGCCGGCCCGGCTTGCCCACCACGTCCACGCCGCGGCCAACGCCATCTCGCAGAGCCTGCGAGCCGTGCGGTCGGCTGCGGCGGAGGTCGGGACATGA
- a CDS encoding NADP-dependent isocitrate dehydrogenase, which translates to MTDSTIFYTHTDEAPALATYSFLPVVQAYASQAGVAVQTRDISLAGRIIAVFPEYLTEDQRIPDALHELGELAKTPAANIIKLPNVSASIPQLKAAVAELQGQGYALPAYPDDPKTDEEREIQSRYDKIKGSAVNPVLREGNSDRRAPASVKNYAKTHPHRMGAWSADSKTNVATMGENDFRSTEKSAVISEAGSLKIELVGEDGTTTVLRESVPVLEGEVVDASVMRAAALNEFLAAQVARAKAEGVLFSVHLKATMMKVSDPIVFGHVVRAFFPKTFAKYGATLAAAGLSPNDGLGGIYKGLEALPEGAEIKASFDAELADGPALAMVDSDKGISNLHVPSDVIVDASMPAMIRTSGHMWGPDGQEADTLAVLPDSSYSGVYQAVLDDCRANGAYDPSTMGSVPNVGLMAQKAEEYGSHDKTFEIKAAGTVRLVDQAGNVVLEQPVAPGDIFRACQTKDAPIKDWVKLAVTRARATGNPAVFWLDETRAHDANLIAKVNTYLTEHDTEGLDIRVLAPVEATKLSIERIRRGEDTISVTGNVLRDYLTDLFPILELGTSAKMLSVVPLMAGGGLFETGAGGSAPKHVQQLVKENYLRWDSLGEFFALVPSFEQYATATGNTRAKVLADTLDRATATFLNEDKSPTRRVGGIDNRGSHFFLSLYWAQELAAQTDDADLAKAFAPLAETLAANEQKIVDELLAVQGKPADIGGYYQPDPAKAAAVMRPSATWNEALASLG; encoded by the coding sequence GTGACTGACTCGACCATCTTCTATACGCACACTGACGAGGCCCCGGCCCTGGCAACGTATTCCTTCCTGCCGGTGGTCCAGGCGTACGCCTCGCAGGCGGGCGTCGCGGTCCAGACGCGGGACATCTCGCTGGCCGGGCGCATCATCGCCGTGTTCCCGGAGTACCTGACCGAGGACCAGCGCATCCCCGACGCCCTGCACGAGCTGGGCGAGCTGGCCAAGACGCCCGCGGCCAACATCATCAAGCTGCCGAACGTCTCGGCGTCCATCCCGCAGCTGAAGGCCGCCGTCGCCGAGCTGCAGGGCCAGGGCTACGCGCTGCCGGCCTACCCGGACGACCCGAAAACCGACGAGGAGCGGGAGATCCAGTCCCGCTACGACAAGATCAAGGGTTCCGCCGTGAACCCCGTCCTGCGTGAGGGCAATTCGGACCGACGCGCCCCCGCCTCGGTCAAGAACTACGCCAAGACCCACCCGCACCGCATGGGTGCCTGGTCCGCGGACTCCAAGACCAACGTCGCGACCATGGGCGAGAACGACTTCCGCTCCACCGAGAAGTCCGCGGTGATCTCCGAGGCCGGCTCGCTGAAGATCGAGCTGGTCGGCGAGGACGGCACCACCACCGTGCTGCGCGAGTCCGTACCGGTCCTCGAGGGTGAGGTCGTCGACGCCTCCGTGATGCGCGCCGCCGCGCTGAACGAGTTCCTCGCCGCGCAGGTCGCCCGCGCCAAGGCGGAGGGCGTCCTGTTCTCCGTGCACCTCAAGGCCACGATGATGAAGGTCTCCGACCCGATCGTCTTCGGCCACGTGGTGCGCGCCTTCTTCCCGAAGACCTTCGCGAAGTACGGCGCGACGCTCGCCGCGGCGGGCCTGTCCCCGAACGACGGTCTGGGCGGCATCTACAAGGGCCTGGAGGCCCTGCCCGAGGGTGCCGAGATCAAGGCCTCCTTCGACGCCGAGCTGGCCGACGGTCCCGCGCTGGCGATGGTCGACTCCGACAAGGGCATCAGCAACCTGCACGTCCCGTCCGACGTGATCGTCGACGCCTCGATGCCGGCCATGATCCGCACCTCCGGCCACATGTGGGGCCCGGACGGCCAGGAGGCGGACACCCTCGCGGTCCTGCCGGACTCCTCCTACTCGGGCGTCTACCAGGCCGTCCTCGACGACTGCCGTGCCAACGGCGCCTACGACCCGTCGACGATGGGCTCGGTCCCGAACGTCGGCCTGATGGCGCAGAAGGCCGAGGAGTACGGCTCCCACGACAAGACCTTCGAGATCAAGGCCGCCGGCACGGTTCGCCTGGTCGACCAGGCCGGCAACGTCGTCCTGGAGCAGCCGGTCGCCCCCGGCGACATCTTCCGCGCCTGCCAGACCAAGGACGCCCCGATCAAGGACTGGGTGAAGCTGGCCGTCACGCGTGCCCGCGCCACCGGGAACCCGGCCGTGTTCTGGCTGGACGAGACCCGCGCGCACGACGCCAACCTGATCGCCAAGGTCAACACCTACCTGACCGAGCACGACACCGAGGGCCTGGACATCCGCGTCCTGGCCCCGGTCGAGGCCACCAAGCTGTCGATCGAGCGCATCCGCCGCGGCGAGGACACCATCTCGGTGACCGGCAACGTCCTGCGTGACTACCTCACCGACCTCTTCCCCATCCTGGAGCTGGGCACCAGCGCCAAGATGCTGTCGGTGGTCCCGCTGATGGCAGGCGGCGGCCTGTTCGAGACGGGCGCCGGCGGTTCCGCGCCGAAGCACGTCCAGCAGCTGGTCAAGGAGAACTACCTGCGCTGGGACTCGCTGGGTGAGTTCTTCGCGCTCGTCCCCTCCTTCGAGCAGTACGCCACGGCCACGGGCAACACCCGTGCCAAGGTCCTGGCCGACACCCTCGACCGCGCCACGGCGACCTTCCTGAACGAGGACAAGTCGCCGACCCGTCGCGTCGGCGGCATCGACAACCGCGGAAGCCACTTCTTCCTCTCCCTGTACTGGGCGCAGGAGCTGGCCGCGCAGACCGACGACGCGGACCTGGCGAAGGCCTTCGCCCCGCTCGCCGAAACGCTCGCCGCCAACGAGCAGAAGATCGTCGACGAGCTGCTCGCCGTGCAGGGCAAGCCGGCCGACATCGGCGGCTACTACCAGCCCGACCCTGCCAAGGCCGCCGCGGTCATGCGCCCCTCGGCCACCTGGAACGAGGCGCTCGCGTCCCTGGGCTGA
- a CDS encoding M1 family metallopeptidase yields MRYRSRVTAPVAALIGTAAAMTTGSAAYASPSALKDGGTPGAETLGDSVFPSLGNDGYRVSSYHLDFAYDQTTKLVDAVATIELTTTQALSRFSLDALGLDIRTVRVNGRNVAFRQSGEKLRVTPATALAAQAQASVIVTYTVDPRGTLAHTAWVATPDGFALCPQPNSAHTAFPCNDHPLDKADFSFCITVPSGLRGVANGVLTGTKSLSGGRTAYSYKSRSPIATELVQITVGDYVIKDRQGPNGLPLRDVVPTARAAALEPALALTPNLVQWIEARLGAFPFETYGLLPCNSDAANAFDFTGLETQTLTLYKPNFLLQAEKNIGSHMMHELVHSWFGNLVSPANWADLWLNEGHADFYGLLYRYERGWTDSLGLTTMEARMKDTYARGDQWRHDSGPVAAPNEANLFDSQRYLGGVLVLYALRQAVGEDVFTRIEQTFLARYRNSAATTENYIAVASEVSGQDQSGFLKDWLYGTKTPRMPGHPDWTVTPVQSALASPHSRRGGHYHENSATL; encoded by the coding sequence ATGAGATATCGCAGCAGAGTGACGGCCCCTGTGGCCGCCTTGATCGGTACGGCCGCGGCAATGACCACGGGGTCCGCGGCGTACGCCAGTCCTTCGGCCCTGAAGGACGGCGGCACACCCGGCGCCGAGACCCTGGGTGACTCCGTCTTCCCGAGCCTGGGCAACGACGGCTACCGGGTCTCGTCCTACCACCTCGACTTCGCCTACGACCAGACGACGAAGCTGGTCGACGCGGTGGCGACCATCGAGCTGACGACCACTCAGGCCCTGAGCCGCTTCTCCCTCGACGCCCTCGGCCTCGACATCCGCACGGTCCGGGTCAACGGCCGCAACGTCGCCTTCAGGCAGTCCGGCGAGAAGCTGCGCGTCACGCCCGCGACCGCCCTGGCCGCGCAGGCGCAGGCCAGCGTCATCGTGACCTACACCGTCGACCCGCGCGGCACGCTCGCCCACACCGCCTGGGTCGCCACGCCGGACGGCTTCGCGCTGTGCCCGCAGCCGAACTCCGCGCACACGGCCTTCCCGTGCAATGACCATCCCCTGGACAAGGCGGACTTCTCCTTCTGCATCACGGTCCCCAGCGGGCTGCGCGGTGTCGCGAACGGCGTGCTCACCGGCACCAAGAGCCTGTCCGGCGGCCGGACGGCCTACTCGTACAAGTCCCGCTCGCCGATAGCCACCGAGCTGGTGCAGATAACCGTCGGCGACTACGTCATCAAGGACCGGCAGGGCCCGAACGGGCTGCCGCTGCGGGACGTCGTGCCCACCGCCCGCGCCGCCGCTCTCGAGCCGGCGCTCGCCCTCACCCCGAACCTCGTCCAGTGGATCGAGGCACGGCTCGGGGCCTTCCCGTTCGAGACGTACGGGCTGCTGCCCTGCAACTCCGACGCCGCCAACGCCTTCGACTTCACGGGCCTGGAGACGCAGACCCTCACCCTGTACAAGCCGAACTTCCTGCTGCAGGCGGAGAAGAACATCGGCTCGCACATGATGCACGAGCTGGTGCACTCCTGGTTCGGCAACCTCGTCAGCCCCGCCAACTGGGCCGACCTGTGGCTGAACGAGGGCCACGCCGACTTCTACGGGCTGCTGTACCGCTACGAGCGCGGCTGGACCGACTCCCTCGGCCTGACCACGATGGAAGCCCGGATGAAGGACACGTACGCCCGCGGCGACCAGTGGCGCCACGACTCGGGCCCGGTGGCCGCGCCCAACGAGGCCAACCTGTTCGACAGCCAGCGCTACCTGGGCGGCGTGCTCGTCCTGTACGCCCTGCGCCAGGCCGTCGGCGAGGACGTCTTCACCAGGATCGAGCAGACCTTCCTCGCGCGTTACCGCAACTCCGCGGCGACGACGGAGAACTACATAGCCGTCGCCTCGGAGGTCTCCGGCCAGGACCAGTCCGGTTTCCTCAAGGACTGGCTGTACGGCACGAAGACGCCGCGGATGCCCGGCCACCCGGACTGGACGGTCACGCCGGTGCAGTCGGCGCTGGCCTCACCGCACAGCCGCAGGGGCGGGCACTACCACGAGAACTCCGCGACGCTCTGA
- a CDS encoding mechanosensitive ion channel family protein codes for MNRALTVDDLVIAGIALAAGLLAAFLLRMLLRWLGKHADRTRWSGDDVIVDTLRTVVPWAAVVGGAASAGAALPLTRTVQNHVNQALTVVLIFVVTVTAARVVAGLVRAVTASRSGVAGSATIFVNITRVLVLAIGFLVVLQTLGISIAPLLTALGVGGLAVALALQDTLANLFAGIHILASKTVQPGDYIRLSSGEEGYVEDINWRQTTVRALSNNLVVIPNGELAKSNMTNFMRPEQQLTILVQVGVAYDSDLEHVERVTMDVIAEVMTQTTGAVPDHEPAIRFHTFGDSRIGFTVILGVGEFSDQFRIKHEFIKALHKRYREEGIRIPAPARTVALQQGPVSIPQQRSPEAAVVEAGEISPARLD; via the coding sequence GTGAACCGAGCACTCACCGTGGACGACCTGGTCATTGCCGGAATCGCGCTGGCGGCGGGCCTGTTGGCCGCGTTCCTGCTGCGCATGCTGCTGCGCTGGCTGGGCAAGCACGCCGACCGCACCCGCTGGAGCGGCGACGACGTCATCGTCGACACTCTGCGCACCGTCGTGCCGTGGGCCGCGGTCGTCGGCGGCGCCGCCTCGGCGGGCGCGGCGCTGCCGCTGACCAGAACGGTCCAGAACCACGTCAACCAGGCATTGACCGTGGTGCTCATCTTCGTCGTCACGGTGACGGCGGCCCGGGTGGTCGCCGGTCTGGTGCGGGCGGTCACCGCGTCGCGCTCCGGGGTCGCCGGATCGGCCACGATCTTCGTGAACATCACCCGGGTCCTGGTCCTGGCGATCGGCTTCCTGGTGGTGCTGCAGACGCTGGGCATCTCCATCGCACCCCTGCTCACCGCCCTGGGCGTCGGCGGTCTGGCGGTCGCGCTCGCACTTCAGGACACGCTGGCCAACCTGTTCGCGGGCATCCACATCCTCGCCTCCAAGACCGTGCAGCCCGGCGACTACATCCGGCTGAGCAGCGGTGAGGAGGGCTACGTCGAGGACATCAACTGGCGTCAGACGACCGTGCGCGCTCTGTCCAACAACCTCGTCGTCATCCCCAATGGTGAGCTCGCGAAGTCGAACATGACCAACTTCATGCGTCCCGAGCAGCAGTTGACCATCCTGGTCCAGGTGGGGGTCGCCTACGACAGCGACCTGGAGCACGTCGAGCGCGTGACCATGGACGTCATCGCCGAGGTGATGACCCAGACCACCGGCGCGGTCCCGGACCACGAGCCGGCGATCCGCTTCCACACCTTCGGCGACTCCCGGATCGGCTTCACGGTGATCCTGGGCGTGGGCGAGTTCAGCGACCAGTTCCGGATCAAGCACGAGTTCATCAAGGCACTGCACAAGCGCTACCGCGAGGAGGGCATCCGCATCCCGGCGCCCGCGCGGACGGTGGCGCTGCAGCAGGGGCCGGTGTCCATCCCGCAGCAGCGCAGCCCCGAGGCGGCGGTCGTCGAGGCGGGCGAGATCTCCCCCGCCCGCCTCGACTGA
- a CDS encoding lysylphosphatidylglycerol synthase transmembrane domain-containing protein, producing MTAVHLPRGPLPPGRFPRRVPARVIRQILCLLPLLLVSVVAVQHRSVLVEGFGHLRAAEWPWLLAAVGATCLTWVAAACTRQGAVVDRLPKRRLLATQFAAGSANHLLPTGLGAGAVNLRFMTVCGIPLARSSAALALYLLAESVARLGLLAGLLLASPGALRFGTLLPDGSVLPLLIAVGAVVVVAVAVLALVRRLRTAVLSFLRTALSELRSVHTRPSRALALWGGSLAFPALQAAGLVLVGLSLGLPVPPVHMAVAYLAATVAVALVPTPGGLGSVEAALVVALVAAGSPVAVATAVVLAYRIITVWLPLLPGALTLGALVRLKVI from the coding sequence GTGACCGCTGTACACCTTCCCCGAGGACCCCTCCCCCCAGGACGATTCCCCCGACGCGTCCCGGCCCGCGTGATCCGGCAGATCCTGTGCCTGCTTCCGCTCCTGCTCGTCTCCGTCGTGGCCGTGCAGCACCGGTCCGTCCTCGTGGAGGGCTTCGGACATCTGCGGGCCGCGGAGTGGCCCTGGCTACTGGCGGCGGTCGGCGCGACCTGTCTGACCTGGGTGGCGGCCGCCTGCACACGGCAGGGCGCGGTCGTGGACCGGCTGCCCAAGAGGCGCCTGCTGGCCACCCAGTTCGCGGCGGGCTCGGCCAACCACCTGCTGCCGACCGGCCTCGGCGCGGGCGCGGTCAACCTGCGGTTCATGACCGTGTGCGGGATTCCGCTCGCCCGTTCCTCCGCCGCGCTCGCCCTCTACCTGCTGGCGGAGTCGGTCGCCAGGCTGGGCCTCCTGGCAGGGCTGCTGCTCGCCTCCCCGGGCGCCCTGCGGTTCGGCACGCTGCTGCCCGACGGGTCGGTGCTTCCGCTGCTGATCGCCGTCGGCGCCGTCGTGGTCGTGGCGGTGGCCGTCCTCGCTCTCGTACGACGGCTTCGCACCGCCGTCCTGTCGTTCCTGCGCACGGCGCTGAGCGAGCTGCGCTCGGTGCACACCCGTCCCTCCCGCGCTCTCGCCCTCTGGGGCGGTTCGCTCGCCTTCCCCGCGCTGCAGGCGGCCGGACTGGTCCTGGTCGGCCTGTCACTGGGGCTGCCGGTGCCGCCCGTCCACATGGCCGTGGCGTATCTCGCGGCGACGGTCGCGGTCGCCCTGGTCCCGACACCGGGCGGCCTCGGCTCGGTGGAGGCCGCGCTGGTCGTGGCTCTGGTGGCGGCCGGCAGCCCGGTGGCCGTGGCGACGGCGGTGGTGCTCGCCTACCGGATCATCACGGTGTGGCTGCCGCTGCTGCCGGGGGCGCTGACGCTGGGCGCGCTGGTCCGGCTGAAGGTGATCTGA
- a CDS encoding ABC transporter ATP-binding protein has product MSMETTAWTQLHSVMNAEQERRPFARATLRRIAAFARPHRVRIAQFVALGVVTALLAVATPVLAGHVVDAIVSGGDEGEVVHLALLIALIAVVEAALGILGRRLSATLGEGLILDLRTAVFDHVQRMPVAFFTRTRTGALVSRLNNDVIGAQRAFSNTLSGVVSNLVTLVLTLAVMLTLSWQITLLALVLLPVFVVPARRMGSRMARMQREAATLNAAMGTRMTERFSAPGATLIKLFGRPGQESEEFAARARRVRDIGIRTATAQSAFITALTLVSSLALALVYGLGGWFALRGRLEPGAVVSLALLLTRMYAPLTSLAGARVEVMSALVSFERVFEVLDLKPLIEEKPDAHAVPDGPVSVEFDDVRFGYPSADKVSLASLEEVASLDTRGGAEVLHGISFRAEAGQTVALVGSSGAGKSTIAQLLPRLYDVDEGAVRLGGTDVRDLTAASLRSTLGMVTQDGHLFHDSVRANLLLAAPTATESELWDALRRSRLDDLVRSLPDGLDTVVGERGYRLSGGERQRMTIARLLLARQRVVILDEATAHLDNTSEAAVQEALTEALEGRTAVVIAHRLSTVRAADMILVIEGGLIVERGTHEELLTAEGRYAELYRTQFEEPAGEVTEIASAGEAVA; this is encoded by the coding sequence ATGAGCATGGAGACCACGGCCTGGACACAGCTGCACAGTGTCATGAACGCCGAGCAGGAACGCCGCCCCTTCGCCCGCGCCACGCTGCGCCGCATCGCCGCCTTCGCCCGTCCGCATCGCGTCCGCATCGCGCAGTTCGTGGCGCTCGGGGTGGTGACCGCGCTGCTCGCCGTCGCGACCCCCGTACTCGCCGGACATGTCGTGGACGCGATCGTGTCGGGCGGCGACGAGGGCGAGGTCGTACACCTGGCCCTGCTCATCGCGCTCATCGCGGTCGTGGAGGCGGCCCTCGGCATTCTCGGCAGGCGGCTTTCGGCGACGCTCGGGGAAGGACTCATCCTCGATCTGCGGACGGCTGTGTTCGATCATGTGCAGCGGATGCCGGTCGCGTTCTTCACACGCACACGTACGGGCGCGCTGGTCTCCCGTCTCAACAACGACGTCATCGGCGCCCAGCGTGCGTTCAGCAACACACTGTCCGGAGTGGTCAGCAACCTGGTCACCCTCGTGCTCACCCTCGCCGTCATGCTGACGCTCTCCTGGCAGATCACCCTCCTCGCGCTGGTGCTGCTCCCGGTGTTCGTCGTGCCCGCCCGGCGCATGGGCAGCCGGATGGCCCGTATGCAGCGGGAGGCGGCGACCCTGAACGCGGCGATGGGCACCCGCATGACCGAGCGGTTCTCCGCACCGGGAGCCACGCTGATCAAGCTCTTCGGGCGCCCGGGGCAGGAGTCCGAGGAGTTCGCGGCCCGCGCGCGCCGGGTCCGTGACATCGGCATCCGCACGGCGACCGCCCAGTCCGCCTTCATCACCGCGCTGACCCTGGTGTCGTCCCTGGCGCTGGCCCTGGTCTACGGCCTCGGCGGCTGGTTCGCCCTGCGCGGCCGCCTCGAACCGGGCGCGGTCGTGTCGTTGGCACTGCTGCTGACCCGCATGTACGCGCCGCTCACCTCGCTGGCCGGCGCACGCGTCGAGGTGATGAGCGCCCTCGTCAGCTTCGAGCGCGTCTTCGAGGTGCTCGACCTCAAGCCCCTCATCGAGGAGAAACCGGACGCGCACGCCGTGCCCGACGGCCCGGTGTCCGTCGAGTTCGACGACGTCCGCTTCGGCTACCCCTCCGCCGACAAGGTCTCCCTGGCCTCCCTGGAGGAGGTGGCGTCCCTCGACACCCGAGGCGGCGCCGAGGTCCTGCACGGCATCTCCTTCCGCGCCGAAGCGGGCCAGACGGTCGCCCTCGTCGGCTCGTCCGGCGCCGGCAAGTCGACCATCGCGCAACTGCTGCCACGCCTGTACGACGTCGACGAGGGCGCCGTACGCCTCGGTGGCACCGACGTCCGCGACCTGACCGCCGCCTCCCTGCGCTCGACCCTCGGCATGGTCACCCAGGACGGCCACCTCTTCCACGACAGCGTCCGCGCCAACCTCCTCCTGGCCGCCCCCACGGCCACCGAGTCCGAGCTGTGGGACGCGCTGCGCCGCTCCCGTCTCGACGATCTCGTACGGTCCCTGCCCGACGGCCTCGACACGGTGGTCGGCGAGCGCGGCTACCGTCTCTCCGGCGGCGAACGCCAGCGCATGACCATCGCCCGCCTCCTGCTGGCCCGTCAGCGCGTCGTCATCCTCGACGAGGCCACCGCCCACCTCGACAACACCTCGGAGGCCGCCGTCCAGGAGGCCCTGACCGAGGCCCTGGAGGGCAGGACGGCGGTCGTGATCGCCCACCGGCTGTCCACGGTGCGGGCGGCGGACATGATCCTGGTGATCGAGGGCGGCCTGATCGTGGAACGCGGCACCCACGAGGAACTGCTGACGGCCGAGGGCCGGTACGCGGAGTTGTACCGAACGCAGTTCGAGGAGCCGGCGGGAGAGGTGACGGAGATCGCCTCGGCGGGGGAGGCTGTGGCGTAG